In Sulfitobacter albidus, the following proteins share a genomic window:
- a CDS encoding biotin-dependent carboxyltransferase family protein, whose product MSTLTILSAGPALSVQDQGRPGYLARGLTCGGAIDRLALAEGAALLRQSDTLAALEMGGMGGQFSFDADTRVALTGAPMPTTCDGETLAWNASHLIPAGATLAIGVAARGSYGYLHVGGGLDTPEILGARAAHLSAGIGALLASGDTLPIGPDKGRETGLTLPLDQRFEGGTLRAVTSMQTDRFDAATLKRFTATEFKRDPRANRMGVRLDPCGEGFEAEGGLNILSDVIVPGDIQVAGDGAPFVLMADCQTTGGYPRIGCVIPADMPRVAQAASGAPLRITFIPLDEAREIEARAARDRTALRALCTPLLRDPHDIRDLLGYQLISGAVSATANPFEETAP is encoded by the coding sequence ATGAGCACGCTCACCATCCTCTCCGCCGGTCCCGCGCTGAGCGTGCAGGATCAGGGGCGGCCCGGATACCTTGCGCGCGGTCTGACCTGCGGCGGCGCGATCGACCGTCTGGCGCTCGCCGAAGGGGCGGCGCTGCTGCGCCAGTCCGACACGCTCGCCGCACTTGAGATGGGCGGCATGGGCGGGCAGTTCAGCTTTGATGCCGACACCCGCGTGGCGCTCACCGGGGCGCCGATGCCCACCACCTGCGACGGGGAGACGCTTGCGTGGAACGCCTCGCATCTCATCCCCGCCGGTGCCACGCTCGCCATCGGGGTCGCCGCGCGCGGCAGCTACGGCTACCTGCACGTGGGCGGCGGGCTGGACACGCCAGAGATCCTCGGCGCCCGGGCCGCGCATCTCAGTGCAGGGATCGGTGCGCTACTGGCATCGGGTGACACGCTGCCCATCGGCCCGGACAAGGGGCGAGAGACCGGGTTGACCCTGCCGCTCGATCAGCGGTTCGAAGGCGGCACGCTGCGCGCCGTCACCTCGATGCAGACCGACCGCTTCGATGCGGCCACGCTCAAGCGTTTCACAGCGACCGAGTTCAAACGCGACCCGCGCGCCAACCGCATGGGCGTACGGCTCGATCCCTGTGGCGAAGGGTTCGAGGCCGAAGGCGGGCTCAATATCCTGTCGGATGTGATCGTGCCGGGGGATATTCAGGTGGCGGGCGATGGCGCGCCCTTTGTGCTGATGGCCGATTGCCAGACGACGGGGGGGTACCCGCGCATCGGCTGCGTGATCCCCGCCGATATGCCGCGCGTGGCGCAGGCGGCATCGGGCGCGCCCTTGCGCATCACCTTCATCCCGCTGGATGAGGCCCGCGAGATCGAGGCCCGCGCCGCACGCGACCGCACAGCCCTGCGCGCGCTCTGTACCCCGCTGCTGCGCGATCCGCACGACATCCGCGATCTGCTCGGCTATCAGCTTATCTCAGGCGCCGTCAGCGCCACCGCCAACCCATTCGAGGAGACCGCACCGTGA
- a CDS encoding LamB/YcsF family protein, whose product MIQVDLNADMGESFGPWKMGDDAALLKTVTSANIACGGHAGDADVMASTMRIALENGVGIGAHPGFMDIAGFGRNRMSVPRATLQNQIRYQVAASVGMARSLGAEVRHLKLHGALGNMTSEDPVLARDLYEAALSVAPEMIVMVLSSTAQQEAVLELGCQWAGEIFADRAYNDDATLVDRSKEGAVIHDPGRAGARMVEMVKAGAIITESGKHIPTAIDTICLHGDTPTAVQIAASVRATLEEAGITLAQFTGRTSV is encoded by the coding sequence GTGATCCAAGTCGACCTGAACGCCGATATGGGCGAAAGCTTTGGCCCGTGGAAAATGGGCGACGATGCCGCCCTGTTGAAAACCGTGACCTCGGCCAATATCGCCTGTGGCGGGCACGCGGGAGACGCGGATGTGATGGCCTCGACCATGCGGATCGCGCTGGAGAATGGCGTGGGCATTGGCGCGCATCCCGGTTTCATGGATATCGCGGGATTTGGCCGCAACCGCATGTCGGTGCCGCGTGCCACGCTGCAAAACCAGATCCGCTATCAGGTGGCCGCCAGCGTTGGCATGGCGCGCAGTCTGGGTGCTGAGGTGCGGCATCTCAAATTGCACGGGGCGCTTGGCAACATGACGTCGGAGGATCCCGTCCTGGCCCGCGATCTGTACGAGGCGGCGCTGTCGGTCGCGCCCGAAATGATCGTGATGGTCCTGTCGTCGACCGCGCAGCAGGAGGCGGTGCTGGAACTTGGCTGCCAATGGGCCGGTGAGATATTCGCCGACCGTGCCTATAACGACGACGCCACACTGGTGGACCGCAGCAAGGAGGGCGCCGTGATCCACGACCCCGGGCGCGCCGGTGCCCGCATGGTCGAAATGGTCAAAGCCGGTGCGATCATTACCGAAAGCGGGAAGCATATTCCGACCGCCATCGACACGATCTGCCTGCACGGTGATACGCCCACGGCCGTGCAAATCGCCGCTTCCGTGCGCGCAACGCTGGAAGAAGCAGGCATCACGCTGGCCCAGTTCACCGGGCGCACGTCGGTCTAG
- a CDS encoding carnitinyl-CoA dehydratase: MDPVKTRREGAILEVTLDRPKANAIDLATSRIMGDVFAGFRDDPDLRVAILTGGGDKFFCPGWDLKAANDGDAVDGDYGLGGFGGLQELRGLNKPVIAAVNGIACGGGLELALSADMILAADHATFALPEIRSGTVADAASVKLPKRIAYHVAMELLLTGRWFDVHEAKGWGLINEILPADQLMNRAWELARLLASGPPLVYAAIKEIVRDAEDAKFQDAMNRITQRQLATVDTLYSSEDQAEGARAFAEKRDPVWKGR; this comes from the coding sequence ATGGATCCCGTGAAAACCCGCCGCGAGGGCGCAATCCTTGAGGTCACTTTGGATCGGCCCAAAGCGAACGCCATCGATCTGGCAACCAGTCGCATCATGGGCGACGTCTTTGCCGGTTTTCGCGATGATCCCGACTTGCGCGTGGCGATTTTGACGGGCGGCGGGGATAAATTCTTTTGCCCCGGTTGGGATCTCAAGGCCGCCAATGACGGCGACGCGGTCGATGGCGATTACGGGTTGGGCGGCTTTGGCGGCCTGCAAGAGCTGCGCGGGCTGAACAAACCGGTGATTGCTGCGGTCAACGGAATCGCTTGTGGTGGCGGATTGGAGCTGGCGCTGTCGGCGGACATGATCCTCGCCGCCGATCACGCGACGTTTGCGCTGCCCGAAATCCGGTCGGGCACCGTGGCGGACGCGGCGAGCGTCAAGCTGCCCAAGCGCATCGCCTACCATGTCGCGATGGAGCTGTTGCTGACCGGGCGCTGGTTTGACGTGCACGAGGCCAAGGGCTGGGGCCTCATCAACGAGATCCTGCCAGCGGACCAGCTGATGAACCGGGCGTGGGAGCTTGCGCGCCTGCTCGCCTCCGGCCCGCCACTGGTCTATGCGGCGATCAAGGAAATCGTACGCGATGCCGAGGATGCCAAGTTTCAGGACGCGATGAACCGGATCACCCAGCGGCAGCTGGCCACGGTCGATACGCTTTATTCCAGCGAGGATCAGGCCGAGGGCGCACGTGCTTTTGCCGAAAAACGCGATCCGGTCTGGAAGGGGCGCTAG
- a CDS encoding acyl-CoA dehydrogenase family protein, which translates to MQFGLSEEQEMIVSTVRSFVENEIYPHEDTVERSGEVPAELGEQIKQKCIDLGFYACNFPEEVGGAGLSHLDFTLVERELGRGSMALTHFFGRPQNILMACNAEQRERYLLPAVRGERMDALAMTEPDAGSDVRGMKCTATRDGGDWVVNGSKHFISGAEHADFFIVFIATGVDETPKGPKKRITTFLVDRGTPGFEVREGYRSVSHRGYKNCILDFDNCRLPDAQVLGEVDGGFAVMNEWLYATRLTVAAFSVGRARRCFDYALSYAAERKQFGQQIGKFQGVSFQIADMITEIDAADWLTLAAAWRLDEGLPANREIASAKVYASETLAKVTDTTLQIFGGMGLMDDFPIERFWRDARVERIWDGTSEIQRHIISRDLLRPLGA; encoded by the coding sequence ATGCAATTCGGTCTTTCGGAAGAGCAGGAGATGATCGTCTCCACCGTGCGCAGCTTTGTCGAAAATGAGATCTACCCGCACGAGGACACGGTGGAACGGTCCGGTGAGGTACCTGCAGAGCTGGGCGAGCAGATAAAGCAAAAGTGTATCGATCTGGGTTTCTACGCTTGCAACTTTCCCGAGGAGGTGGGCGGCGCGGGCCTGTCGCATCTGGATTTTACGCTGGTAGAGCGGGAGCTGGGGCGCGGCTCGATGGCGCTGACGCATTTCTTTGGCCGCCCGCAGAATATCCTGATGGCCTGCAACGCTGAGCAGCGCGAACGCTATCTGCTGCCCGCCGTGCGCGGAGAGCGGATGGACGCGCTGGCCATGACCGAACCCGACGCAGGATCGGACGTGCGCGGCATGAAATGCACCGCCACGCGCGACGGAGGCGATTGGGTGGTCAACGGCTCCAAACACTTCATCTCGGGCGCGGAGCACGCGGATTTCTTTATCGTCTTCATCGCCACCGGTGTGGATGAAACGCCGAAAGGGCCCAAGAAACGGATCACTACATTTCTGGTGGATCGCGGCACGCCGGGGTTCGAGGTGCGCGAAGGCTATCGGTCGGTCAGCCACCGCGGATACAAGAACTGCATCCTTGATTTCGACAATTGCCGGCTGCCCGATGCGCAGGTGCTGGGCGAGGTCGACGGCGGTTTTGCCGTGATGAACGAATGGCTCTACGCCACGCGCCTGACGGTTGCCGCGTTTTCCGTGGGCCGCGCACGGCGCTGTTTCGACTATGCCCTGAGCTACGCCGCCGAGCGCAAGCAATTCGGCCAGCAGATCGGCAAGTTTCAGGGGGTGAGTTTCCAGATCGCCGACATGATTACCGAGATCGACGCCGCCGATTGGCTGACCCTCGCCGCCGCATGGCGGCTGGATGAAGGGCTTCCCGCCAACCGCGAGATCGCCTCGGCCAAGGTCTATGCGTCGGAGACATTGGCCAAGGTGACCGACACCACGCTACAGATCTTTGGCGGGATGGGGCTGATGGATGACTTCCCGATCGAGCGTTTCTGGCGTGACGCGCGGGTGGAACGGATCTGGGATGGCACCAGTGAAATCCAGCGCCACATCATCAGCCGCGACCTGTTGCGCCCCTTGGGCGCGTAA
- a CDS encoding GlxA family transcriptional regulator: MCQRLTVLLFDGFSNHCLANMVEPLRAANTLSGRCLYDWRFCSLAGGPVRSSAGLQVAPEGALHDQRADMLIVMPSYGFLELDTRATAHALNRAARRHRMLAGLDMGSWLLARAGLLDGHRATVHWDELSRFEESFAHVDAVRARFVIDGTRITCSGALAAFDLASELIRRDHGALLAEDVADLLMSTPQARPERPDDSPVARALRIMQANLETPLPIGEIARRIGCSQRRIEARVRAELQTTPQALYRRQRLALVRRLAEETDYSIVEIAGRSGYESASAMTRAFRAEFGRTPSAFRKR, from the coding sequence ATGTGCCAACGGCTGACAGTTCTGCTGTTCGACGGGTTTTCCAATCACTGCCTCGCCAACATGGTCGAGCCCTTGCGTGCGGCGAATACGCTGTCGGGGCGATGCCTGTATGACTGGCGCTTCTGCTCATTGGCGGGCGGGCCGGTGCGCAGTTCCGCCGGATTGCAGGTCGCGCCGGAGGGAGCCCTGCACGATCAACGGGCGGATATGCTGATCGTAATGCCCTCCTACGGATTTCTCGAACTCGACACCCGCGCCACGGCACACGCGCTCAATCGCGCCGCGCGGCGGCATCGGATGCTCGCCGGGCTCGACATGGGGAGTTGGCTTCTGGCCCGCGCGGGTCTGCTCGACGGACACCGCGCGACGGTTCATTGGGATGAGTTGTCGCGGTTCGAGGAAAGCTTTGCCCATGTGGACGCGGTGCGCGCACGCTTTGTCATCGACGGCACGCGGATCACCTGTTCGGGTGCGCTCGCGGCCTTTGACCTTGCGTCAGAGCTTATCCGGCGCGACCACGGCGCCCTGTTGGCCGAAGACGTCGCCGATCTGTTGATGAGCACGCCCCAGGCGCGGCCCGAACGGCCCGACGACAGCCCCGTCGCAAGGGCACTGCGGATCATGCAGGCCAATCTGGAAACCCCGCTTCCCATAGGCGAAATTGCCCGGCGGATCGGCTGTTCGCAGCGGCGGATCGAGGCGCGCGTGCGGGCCGAGTTGCAGACGACGCCGCAGGCGTTGTACCGGCGGCAACGGCTGGCCCTCGTGCGGCGGCTGGCGGAAGAGACCGATTATTCCATCGTCGAAATCGCGGGCCGCAGTGGCTACGAGAGCGCCAGCGCGATGACCCGTGCGTTTCGCGCTGAATTCGGCAGGACGCCCAGCGCCTTTCGCAAACGCTGA
- a CDS encoding N-acyl homoserine lactonase family protein, with the protein MSDWEVFAIKYADRNARIRADSFVPADNHDAPHPMDYFMWLLRRGDEVILVDTGYDVAEGTARSRPIRLDPVAALAPFGIAPGDVAHVIVTHLHYDHAGGLHLFPNATLHLQAAEMAYATGPCMCHEPLRMPYTADHICEAVRRLYAGSVVFYDGEAQIADGVTVHCVGGHTRGLQCVRVRTQAGWLVLASDASHFYENVLARKPFPIVVDLQNMLDGFDTLRRLASSPQLIVPGHDPLVRDYFPSVLAPHIHRLDVGPTRDVTA; encoded by the coding sequence ATGAGCGATTGGGAAGTCTTTGCGATCAAATACGCCGACCGCAATGCCCGGATCCGCGCGGACAGCTTTGTACCGGCGGACAATCACGATGCCCCGCACCCGATGGATTACTTCATGTGGCTGTTGCGACGGGGCGACGAGGTCATTCTTGTCGATACCGGTTACGACGTGGCCGAGGGTACGGCGCGTAGCCGTCCCATTCGCCTTGATCCCGTCGCGGCACTGGCGCCCTTCGGGATCGCGCCGGGGGATGTGGCGCATGTAATCGTCACGCATCTGCACTATGACCACGCGGGTGGGCTGCACCTCTTTCCCAATGCGACGCTACACCTGCAAGCGGCCGAGATGGCCTATGCCACCGGCCCGTGCATGTGCCATGAGCCTCTGCGCATGCCGTACACGGCGGACCACATCTGCGAGGCGGTCAGACGGCTCTATGCCGGGAGCGTCGTGTTCTACGATGGCGAAGCACAGATCGCCGATGGCGTGACGGTGCATTGCGTGGGCGGGCATACCCGTGGGCTGCAATGCGTGCGGGTGCGCACGCAGGCGGGCTGGCTGGTGCTGGCCTCCGACGCATCGCATTTCTACGAAAACGTCCTGGCCCGCAAACCCTTCCCCATCGTGGTGGATCTTCAAAATATGCTCGATGGATTCGACACGTTGCGGCGTCTCGCGTCCTCGCCCCAATTGATTGTTCCCGGTCACGATCCGCTGGTACGCGATTATTTCCCCAGCGTTCTTGCCCCGCATATTCATCGGCTTGACGTTGGTCCCACCCGCGATGTGACCGCCTGA
- a CDS encoding putative quinol monooxygenase has protein sequence MFAVVVSLEVKPGTMATFLPAMTENARLSLACEPGCHRFDVCTDSARPDEVFLYELYTDRAAFDAHLETAHFRAFDAKSGAWIVAKDVRTFDGVNA, from the coding sequence ATGTTTGCCGTTGTTGTCAGCCTTGAGGTCAAGCCGGGCACGATGGCGACGTTTCTGCCTGCGATGACCGAAAACGCCCGGCTCTCGCTTGCGTGTGAGCCGGGATGCCACCGCTTTGACGTCTGCACCGACAGCGCGCGCCCGGATGAGGTGTTTCTCTACGAACTCTACACGGACCGCGCCGCCTTTGACGCCCATCTGGAAACCGCCCATTTCCGTGCGTTTGACGCCAAGAGCGGCGCGTGGATCGTGGCCAAGGACGTGCGCACCTTCGACGGGGTCAACGCATGA
- the rfbA gene encoding glucose-1-phosphate thymidylyltransferase RfbA, with the protein MTSSPTKARKGIILAGGSGTRLYPITIGVSKQLLPIYDKPMVYYPLSVLMLAGIREIAVITTPQDQDQFQRTLGDGSQWGLELTYIPQPSPDGLAQAYILAEEFLDGAPSAMVLGDNIFFGHGLPEQLAEADRLATGGTVFGYRVHDPERYGVVDFAEDGTVRSIIEKPEVPPSNYAVTGLYFLDGTAPARARQVKPSARGELEITTLLESYLHDGSLTVQQMGRGYAWLDTGTHGSLLDAGNFVRTLSSRQGLQVGCPEEIAFSKGWISRDDLAALAKKFSKNTYGAYLAGLLK; encoded by the coding sequence ATGACATCCTCCCCCACAAAGGCGCGCAAAGGCATTATTCTGGCCGGCGGCTCCGGCACGCGACTGTACCCGATCACCATTGGTGTCTCGAAACAGCTGCTGCCGATCTACGATAAACCGATGGTTTACTACCCGCTGTCGGTTCTGATGCTTGCAGGGATTCGCGAGATCGCGGTCATCACCACACCGCAGGATCAGGACCAGTTCCAGCGTACGCTGGGCGACGGCAGCCAGTGGGGGCTTGAGCTGACGTATATCCCGCAGCCGTCGCCCGACGGGCTGGCACAGGCCTATATCCTTGCCGAAGAGTTCCTTGACGGGGCTCCCAGCGCAATGGTTCTGGGCGATAACATCTTTTTCGGTCACGGCCTGCCCGAGCAACTGGCCGAGGCCGACAGACTTGCGACCGGCGGCACCGTCTTTGGCTATCGCGTGCACGACCCCGAACGCTATGGCGTGGTGGATTTTGCCGAGGATGGCACCGTGCGCTCGATCATCGAAAAGCCCGAAGTGCCGCCCTCGAATTATGCGGTCACGGGGCTTTATTTCCTCGACGGGACAGCGCCTGCGCGCGCGCGTCAGGTCAAGCCGTCGGCGCGGGGCGAGCTGGAGATCACGACGCTGCTGGAAAGCTACCTGCACGACGGCAGCCTGACGGTGCAGCAGATGGGCCGCGGCTACGCCTGGCTCGATACCGGCACCCACGGCAGCCTTCTGGATGCGGGCAACTTTGTGCGCACGTTGTCGAGCCGTCAGGGGCTTCAGGTAGGGTGCCCCGAAGAAATCGCCTTCTCGAAAGGGTGGATCAGCCGGGATGATCTGGCTGCGCTGGCCAAGAAGTTCTCGAAAAACACCTACGGTGCCTATCTGGCCGGGCTGCTGAAGTAG
- the rfbD gene encoding dTDP-4-dehydrorhamnose reductase, producing the protein MKVLIFGSTGQVATELKRHSGVTSLARKDADLSDPAACAAAIAAHPSDVVINAAAYTAVDKAEEDEALAHIVNADAPGAMARVCAAAGRPFLHVSTDYVFDGSGETPWRVDDPIAPLGAYGRTKAAGEDAVRAAGGTHAILRTSWVFSPHSANFVKTMLRLSETSDALKVVRDQMGGPTPAGSIADALMVMARALHDGQTGGTYHFAGAPVTSWAGLARATFAAAGRDVAVTEIPTSAYPTPAQRPLNSRLDCSTLEAEFGITPPDWETDLAQIVSEILA; encoded by the coding sequence ATGAAGGTTCTGATTTTCGGCAGCACCGGGCAGGTCGCAACCGAGCTCAAGCGTCATTCGGGCGTCACGTCGCTTGCCCGCAAAGATGCCGATTTGAGCGATCCGGCTGCCTGCGCCGCGGCGATTGCGGCGCACCCAAGCGATGTGGTCATCAATGCGGCCGCCTATACCGCCGTGGATAAAGCCGAGGAAGACGAGGCCCTCGCGCACATTGTCAACGCCGATGCGCCCGGCGCCATGGCGCGTGTCTGCGCTGCGGCAGGGCGGCCGTTTTTGCACGTTTCGACCGACTATGTCTTTGATGGCAGCGGTGAGACGCCGTGGCGCGTGGACGATCCCATTGCGCCGCTGGGCGCCTACGGCCGCACCAAGGCCGCGGGAGAGGACGCCGTGCGCGCGGCGGGTGGCACGCACGCCATTCTGCGCACGTCCTGGGTGTTCTCGCCCCACAGCGCCAACTTTGTGAAAACCATGCTGCGGCTTTCTGAGACGAGCGATGCGCTCAAAGTCGTGAGGGATCAAATGGGTGGGCCAACGCCTGCGGGGTCCATTGCGGATGCGTTGATGGTCATGGCCCGCGCGCTGCACGACGGGCAGACGGGCGGCACCTATCATTTCGCCGGCGCGCCGGTGACAAGCTGGGCGGGATTGGCCCGCGCGACTTTCGCGGCCGCCGGTCGTGATGTCGCTGTGACGGAAATTCCCACCAGCGCGTACCCGACACCGGCCCAACGGCCGTTGAATTCCCGGCTCGATTGTTCGACTCTCGAAGCTGAATTCGGCATTACCCCGCCCGATTGGGAAACCGATCTGGCTCAAATTGTAAGTGAGATATTGGCATGA
- the rfbB gene encoding dTDP-glucose 4,6-dehydratase, which produces MKILVTGGAGFIGSAVVRLAIARGHEIVNLDALTYAACLDNVAEVADSPLYAFEQADIRDRAALDRVLDTHKPDAIMHLAAESHVDRSIDGPGDFIETNITGTYQLLEAARAYWTAQGKPDSFRFHHISTDEVFGSLGPTGMFTEETPYDPRSPYSASKAASDHLVRAWAETYGLPVVLTNCSNNYGPYHFPEKLIPVVILNALADKALPIYGDGSNIRDWLYVEDHADALLCVLEKGALNRSYNIGGENERTNLELVKTICAILDEKRPRAEGSYADLITFVTDRPGHDARYAIDANRIISELGWKPSVTVEEGLARTVQWYLDNEDWWRALQARDGVGQRLGVDKK; this is translated from the coding sequence ATGAAAATTCTGGTCACCGGCGGCGCAGGCTTTATCGGGTCGGCGGTGGTGCGTCTGGCGATTGCACGCGGTCACGAGATCGTGAACCTTGATGCGCTGACCTATGCCGCCTGTCTGGACAATGTGGCCGAGGTCGCGGACAGCCCGCTGTATGCGTTCGAGCAGGCGGATATCCGCGACCGTGCCGCGCTGGACCGGGTGCTGGACACCCACAAACCCGATGCGATCATGCATCTCGCGGCTGAAAGCCACGTGGATCGCTCTATCGACGGGCCGGGTGATTTCATCGAGACGAATATCACCGGCACCTACCAGCTGCTTGAGGCCGCGCGCGCCTACTGGACCGCGCAGGGCAAGCCCGACAGCTTCCGTTTCCATCATATTTCGACCGATGAGGTTTTCGGCTCGCTTGGTCCCACGGGGATGTTCACCGAAGAGACCCCCTATGATCCGCGCAGCCCCTATTCGGCCTCAAAGGCGGCAAGTGACCATCTGGTGCGCGCCTGGGCCGAGACATACGGCCTGCCGGTGGTGCTGACCAATTGTTCCAATAACTACGGCCCCTATCACTTCCCCGAAAAGCTGATCCCGGTGGTGATCCTGAACGCGCTGGCCGACAAGGCGCTGCCGATCTACGGCGACGGCTCCAACATCCGCGACTGGCTCTATGTCGAGGATCACGCCGATGCCTTGCTGTGCGTGCTGGAAAAGGGCGCGCTCAATCGCTCCTACAATATCGGCGGAGAGAATGAGCGCACCAACCTCGAGCTGGTCAAGACGATCTGCGCGATCCTCGACGAAAAGCGCCCGCGCGCCGAAGGAAGCTATGCGGATCTGATCACCTTTGTCACCGACCGGCCGGGTCACGATGCCCGCTATGCCATCGACGCCAACCGCATCATATCGGAACTGGGTTGGAAGCCATCCGTCACCGTGGAGGAAGGGCTTGCCCGCACCGTGCAATGGTATCTCGACAACGAGGACTGGTGGCGCGCGCTTCAGGCACGCGACGGGGTGGGGCAGCGATTGGGTGTCGACAAGAAATGA
- the rfbC gene encoding dTDP-4-dehydrorhamnose 3,5-epimerase, which produces MQIEHTALQGVVILTPQRHGDDRGFFSESWNRARMEAAGLDFDFVQDNHSVSAAVGTVRGLHFQRPPSAQAKLIRCGRGALLDVAVDIRRGSPTFGQWISVELTAHNGKQLLIPEGFLHGFATRAPDTEIIYKCTDYYAPECDAGVRFDDPGIGIDWQLDGIDPVLSDKDRKAPFLSEIEIPFIFEGTPT; this is translated from the coding sequence ATGCAGATCGAACACACAGCCTTGCAGGGTGTCGTCATCCTGACGCCGCAGCGACACGGCGATGACCGGGGCTTTTTCTCGGAAAGCTGGAACCGCGCGCGCATGGAAGCCGCAGGGCTGGATTTTGATTTTGTTCAGGATAATCACTCGGTCTCCGCCGCCGTGGGCACCGTGCGCGGCCTTCATTTTCAGCGCCCGCCCTCTGCGCAGGCAAAGCTGATCCGCTGCGGGCGCGGAGCGCTTCTGGACGTGGCTGTGGACATCCGGCGCGGCAGCCCGACGTTCGGCCAGTGGATCAGTGTCGAGCTGACGGCCCATAACGGCAAGCAACTGCTGATCCCCGAAGGATTCCTGCACGGTTTTGCCACCCGTGCCCCGGATACCGAGATCATTTACAAATGCACCGATTACTATGCCCCGGAGTGCGACGCTGGAGTGCGGTTTGACGATCCCGGCATCGGGATTGACTGGCAGTTGGACGGCATTGATCCGGTACTTTCCGACAAGGACCGCAAGGCGCCTTTTCTGTCCGAGATTGAGATACCGTTTATTTTCGAAGGAACCCCAACATGA